TGATAATATGGTCGAATAGTTCCCTGCAGCCTTCATAATTTAATTTCGGAAGGGTGTCAAATCCATTCCATGTATGATAGCAGTCGTTATTGGGCCAATTGTTAAAATCATACCACTGAAAGTAATTATGATAAAAACTTTCTTTTTCTCTATACGCACCTTTTGGATATCCCAGTTGTCCTCCATAAAACCCTTCTCTGTCCATCCATTTATTAAAAGATCCACAATGATTGAATACACCGTCTAAAATAACCTTTATGCCATTAGCATGGGCCAGCTGAATCAATTTAATCATCAATTCATTGCTTGCGGCTAAATTTTTCTTATCGGTAGTCCTTTTAACATACATGGTGGCATATTTATTGTTAAATTTGCCCTCAGACAAGACTTCTCCTCCGTCCTCAACAATCACTCCAAAATGAGGATCAACATAATCATAATCTTGAATGTCATATTTATGATTGCTCGGAGAAACAAAAATAGGATTAAAGTATATGACTTCTACTCCTAAATCTTTTAAGTAAGGTAATTTGTCCATAACTCCTTTAAGATCGCCACCATAAAATTCACGAATCCCATCAACTGAAGGATATTTATACCAATCATTCACTTTTTCAGAGGGCTTGCCTGCGTAGATATATTCGTTATCCAAAACATCATTGGTTGGATCCCCATTATAAAATCTGTCTACAAAAATTTGATACATGACTGCTCCTTTTGCCCAATCCGGAGTATGAAAATCGGGAACAATCCTAAAATCATAAACATGATCAATATATTTTACTAAACCTTTTTTGTTATAAAAATAGGATATACCATATTTTACAATTTCAAAAAAATATGAGGTACTGCTTTGGCATGGAGGAATGACTCCTTCATAATAATCAAACAGCTCATCCTGTACCAATTTATCCATTTTCAATCTTTGTCCTTGAACATGGACAAAAGCTTCATCTACATTATTTTTTGCCGTTCTTAATTTTACTTTTACCGGTTCATCTTTTCCTGGTTCAACAGGATCTCTGAAATTAGCCGTTTCATCACTAAATATAGCTTTTTCATTAAGATATTCTTTTACTGTACTCATATATGCAATCAATTTTTGTGCATAACTCATATTAGAAAAATTCAGAAGCAAGTCCATAGATTTCCTCCTCATATGACCAGTTGACCTTGATACGACCTTTTCAGTATCATATTATTCTTTCTTGTTGAATCCTATTCTATGAAGTGTTAATATTGAAACTTTTTAATGATTATATCATAGGGATAATCTTAAGCCAAGCAGCGCATCCACTAATTTAGGACATGTTTCCATCTTTATTGTAGTATATTTTTCTATTTTTTTCATCTTATGTAATTATCAAAAAGAATTCAGTCACACTTCTTTTACAGGAATAATAGTATATAGTAGAGGTCGCGGCCTTACCTCATATACGACTTTTGAAAGGAGGCAAATATATGGCTGATGGTGTAATTGGTAGCGGAAATTTTGCTGCTTTATTGGCTGAACATATTGGCGAAACAGTTACAATATTTACATCAAGCGGCGGTCAATCCGGTTCAGGATTTACAGGAGTTATTCTTAGCGTTAATAATGTATTCGTTAGATTAATTACCAGAATAGGTCCTCCTCCAGGATGTTCTTTAGGTAATGCATGTACTGGATTTAATGTTGGTTATGGTTTAAGTGCTTATGGCGGTGACTGTGGTATTGCTGGTGGATATGGTGCTGGATATGGTTATGGTCCTATTGCTCCAGCCAGTGAAATCGGTGCTGTATCTGCTGGTGGATGGGATGGATATCCTGTTTATACAGTTGGATCTGTTACAGATATTCCGATCGCAAATATTGTTTCCTTCGTTCATAACGCCGTTTAATCTTGCCAAAAAGGTAGTTCTTAAAAAGAGCTACCTTTTTACATATATTGGAACTATATGTGATTTAAAAACATACAATACAATATGATGTTTTCCTTTTGGAGGTGGAAACAACTTGAATCTTCAAGAAATTGAAAAGTTAAAATCAATTTTAACTCAATTTGTAATGCAAGGTTGCCATATGCAATGTATCCCGAATCAAAATGCTGCTTTAAGAGCATCCGGAAGAGTTGTAGGCGTAGGATTCAGACCCCTGTGGTCATCACCCATAGATTCCAAGATTGAAAAGATTGAACTCAATTATATTGATCAGAGAGGAACTCTGCAACCCTATTCATTATATAATGTAATCGGCTACGACATTGTTTCATATGATGGCCAAAATTTAGAAAACTCAGATCATATAATCTTTGATATGCATGTGTATTCTCCTATCAAAGCTGCCAGTAAAGAACCTTATGATAAAGTGAGACTGGATATACGAAAAGGATCTACTCGATAAGTCATATTATTCGTTCCGGGGCCTGTCCCCGGATACCTGTTATTGTATTCAATGAGAGGAAGGATGCTATGTGGAAAATATTTTATATGCTTTATTTATTAAGAAACATAAATCAAACTTCCCCAGAAGAAAAGTCTCCTCCATTCTTCAATAGTGAGGCTAAATTTCTTTTCACCGAAATTTTAAAGCAATACATAGGTCAAACCGTCACTATTTTCGTCATCGGAGGTGGCCCGGGCGGTTCTGGATACACTGGAATACTTATGAGTGTAAAAAATGAATACATATCCATATACATGAATCCAATGACCTTAGCTGAAATTCCTGTATCAAAAATTACTTGTTTCTCACACAATTTGCTGTAATTTATTCTCTCTTTTATAGAATTCTATAAAAATAACTTTTCCCTCTTTCTTCTCTTCAACTTCATAACCCAATGTACTGTATCGATTCATTTCTTCAAAATAAATACCTGCAATTTCTTCAAGGGTATTTCCCGTAAACAGCCTCCTTTTTATTAATTTGTTTTCAGGTGCTGTATATATACTTTCACTCATTTTCTTTTTTTTCGTGTTTAAAAAAAGCTTGACCGTGTTTTTTCTTTTTACACATCTTGTTATGTAAT
This is a stretch of genomic DNA from Defluviitalea raffinosedens. It encodes these proteins:
- a CDS encoding glycoside hydrolase family 13 protein → MDLLLNFSNMSYAQKLIAYMSTVKEYLNEKAIFSDETANFRDPVEPGKDEPVKVKLRTAKNNVDEAFVHVQGQRLKMDKLVQDELFDYYEGVIPPCQSSTSYFFEIVKYGISYFYNKKGLVKYIDHVYDFRIVPDFHTPDWAKGAVMYQIFVDRFYNGDPTNDVLDNEYIYAGKPSEKVNDWYKYPSVDGIREFYGGDLKGVMDKLPYLKDLGVEVIYFNPIFVSPSNHKYDIQDYDYVDPHFGVIVEDGGEVLSEGKFNNKYATMYVKRTTDKKNLAASNELMIKLIQLAHANGIKVILDGVFNHCGSFNKWMDREGFYGGQLGYPKGAYREKESFYHNYFQWYDFNNWPNNDCYHTWNGFDTLPKLNYEGCRELFDHIISIARKWVSPPYNADGWRLDVAAELGYSKEYNHYFWREFRKAVKEANPNAIILAEHYGDSFDWLQGDQWDTVMNYDGFMDPVSYFLTGMEKHSDHFRGDLLGNARIFEDAMRYHMARFNIQSLQTAMNELSNHDHSRFLTRTNRTVGRIHTKGSEAAAYNINKGVMKAAVVIQMTWPGAPTIYYGDEAGVVGWTDPDNRRTYPWGREDNELLSFHKDIIRIHKSYQALKTGSLEFLLTDDWVLSYGRWDQNHHFVIAINIDEKERQLSIPVWRVGIRYKDEMTRILFTDIHNYFTENKNYRVDNGYLTVKMPPYSTMIFMK